One genomic region from Strix uralensis isolate ZFMK-TIS-50842 chromosome 5, bStrUra1, whole genome shotgun sequence encodes:
- the PLA2G6 gene encoding 85/88 kDa calcium-independent phospholipase A2 isoform X3 codes for MQFFGRLVNTINSVTQIFTNPYRVKEVSAAEYAAHTCLRQEGRVALYKNSFARTWDCLLVNPQSPQVAFRLFQLDNEADALVRFEQYAGQLRPFYESSYQPLSLEDLQQLSDCFRNHPSWSSAHVAVEIGRRESFRHNHILSCINIRDSEDGCTPLHLACRKGDMECLLELLECHARVDITDRNGETVFHYAVRGNNPQIIELLGRTPTAGLDHLSHEGLTALHLACQLGKEDMVRSLLKCRASCSTMGTLGYPIHTALKFSQRECAQAILEVDASQVHSRDPRYEATPLHWAKKAEMTRLLLEYGSEVNLMSRTADMALHIAVKRGRFDCAMVLLTHGAHANARDQDGNTPLHLAMKHDHLDMIKAIVVFGGDVEIPNDFGETPGLLAARSSKGYQDLLYVSTTLGQFLKAPDVVDSPSEGRRNHDRLLCLDGGGIRGLVLIQLLLAIEKAVGRPIREIFDWIAGTSTGGILALAIVHGKSMDYMRCLYFRMKDMVFRGSRPYESEPLDEFLKKEFGENTKMTDVQKPKVMVTGTLCDRQPAELHLFRNYPVPETKTSTEYKTSASFKPLTQPEDQLVWRAARCSGAAPTYFRPIGRFLDGGLLANNPTLDAMAEIHEYNKTLIKKGQRQEVRKLGLVVSLGTGKPPQVPVSSVDVFRPSNPWELAKTVFGARELGKMVVDCCTDADGPAVDRARAWCEMTDVPYFRLSPQLHADVMLDEVNDTVLVNALWDTQLYIYQQREQFEQLVQHLSR; via the exons ATGCAGTTCTTTGGCCGGTTGGTGAATACCATCAACAGTGTCACCCAAATATTCACAAACCCTTACCGGGTGAAGGAGGTGTCAGCTGCAGAGTATGCTGCTCATACCTGCCTGAGGCAGGAAGGCAGGGTGGCCCTGTATAAGAACAGCTTCGCTCGCACGTGGGATTGCCTGCTGGTGAATCCCCAGAGCCCACAGGTCGCTTTCCG GCTCTTCCAGCTCGATAATGAAGCAGATGCCCTGGTGCGTTTTGAGCAATATGCTGGGCAGCTGCGCCCTTTCTACGAGAGCTCGTACCAGCCGTTGTCGCTGGAGGatctccagcagctcagtgacTGCTTCCGCAACCACCCCAGCTGGTCCTCAGCACATGTCGCGGTGGAGATTGGCCGTCGTGAGAGCTTCCGGCACAACCACATTCTGAG CTGCATTAACATCAGGGACAGTGAGGATGGCTGCACCCCGCTGCACCTGGCATGCCGCAAGGGAGACATGGAGtgcctgctggagctgctggagtgCCACGCACGGGTAGACATTACCGACAGGAACGGGGAGACCGTTTTCCACTATGCTGTGCGAGGAAACAACCCCCAGATCATCGAG CTCCTGGGCAGAACCCCAACTGCTGGCTTGGACCACCTGAGCCATGAAGGGCTGACTGCTTTGCATCTCGCTTGTCAGCTGGGCAAAGAGGACATGGTTCGGTCTCTGCTGAAATGCCGTGCCAGCTGCAGCACCATGGGGACGCTGGGCTACCCCATCCACACAGCACTGAAGTTCTCCCAGAGGGA GTGTGCCCAGGCCATCCTCGAGGTTGATGCCAGCCAGGTTCACTCCAGGGACCCACGCTACGAAGCTACTCCGCTGCACTGGGCGAAGAAGGCAGAG ATGACACGGCTGCTGCTTGAGTACGGCTCCGAGGTGAATTTGATGAGCCGGACAGCTGACATGGCTCTGCACATTGCAGTCAAGAGGGGACGCTTTGACTGCGCCATGGTACTGCTGACACATGGGGCCCACGCCAATGCCAGGGATCAGGATGGCAACACACCACTGCACCTGGCCATGAAG CATGACCACCTGGATATGATCAAAGCAATCGTCGTGTTTGGAGGAGATGTTGAAATCCCCAATGATTTTGGGGAGACACCAGGGCTGTTGGCAGCCAGGAGCAGCAAAG GGTACCAGGACCTTCTGTATGTTTCCACAACGCTTGGACAGTTTTTGAAGGCACCAGATGTTGTGGACTCGCCCAGTGAGGGTAGAAGAAA TCACGACCGCCTCCTGTGCCTGGATGGAGGGGGCATCCGGGGCCTGGTGCTcatccagctcctcctggctATCGAAAAGGCTGTGGGCCGTCCCATTCGTGAGATTTTTGACTGGATTGCGGGGACCAGCACTGGGGGGATCTTGGCCTTGGCTATTGTACATG GGAAGTCCATGGACTACATGCGCTGCCTGTACTTCCGCATGAAGGACATGGTGTTCCGGGGGTCTCGACCCTACGAGTCGGAGCCACTGGATGAGTTCTTGAAGAAGGAATTTGGGGAAAACACCAAAATGACAGATGTCCAAAAACCCAA GGTTATGGTGACAGGGACATTGTGTGACCGGCAGCCAGCTGAGCTCCACCTTTTCCGGAATTACCCTGTACCAGAGACAAAAACCTCCACTGAGTACAAGACAAGTGCATCTTTCAAACCACTCACTCAGCCAGAAG ATCAACTTGTGTGGCGCGCTGCCCGCTGCAGCGGTGCGGCTCCCACTTATTTCCGGCCAATAGGCCGCTTTCTGGATGGTGGCCTGCTAGCCAACAACCCAACCCTCGATGCCATGGCGGAGATCCATGAGTACAACAAGACACTGATCAAGAAG GGTCAGAGGCAGGAAGTAAGAAAATTGGGGTTGGTGgtctccctggggacagggaagcCTCCACAGGTCCCAGTGAGCTCTGTGGATGTTTTCCGCCCCTCCAACCCTTGGGAGCTGGCGAAGACCGTTTTTGGGGCCAGAGAGCTTGGCAAGATGGTCGTGGATTGT TGCACTGACGCAGATGGCCCAGCTGTGGATCGTGCCAGGGCCTGGTGCGAGATGACGGATGTCCCATATTTCCG GCTTAGCCCTCAGCTGCATGCGGATGTGATGTTGGATGAGGTGAACGACACTGTGCTGGTGAACGCTCTCTGGGACACCCAGCTTTACATCTACCAGCAGCGGGAGCAGTTTGAGCAGCTGGTGCAACATCTCTCCCGATGA
- the PLA2G6 gene encoding 85/88 kDa calcium-independent phospholipase A2 isoform X1 has protein sequence MQFFGRLVNTINSVTQIFTNPYRVKEVSAAEYAAHTCLRQEGRVALYKNSFARTWDCLLVNPQSPQVAFRLFQLDNEADALVRFEQYAGQLRPFYESSYQPLSLEDLQQLSDCFRNHPSWSSAHVAVEIGRRESFRHNHILSCINIRDSEDGCTPLHLACRKGDMECLLELLECHARVDITDRNGETVFHYAVRGNNPQIIELLGRTPTAGLDHLSHEGLTALHLACQLGKEDMVRSLLKCRASCSTMGTLGYPIHTALKFSQRECAQAILEVDASQVHSRDPRYEATPLHWAKKAEMTRLLLEYGSEVNLMSRTADMALHIAVKRGRFDCAMVLLTHGAHANARDQDGNTPLHLAMKHDHLDMIKAIVVFGGDVEIPNDFGETPGLLAARSSKGANRKVLLDLLQTVGTERCHPPNPDSPSLAPPAASFMEGQPSSRSSFNSLGYQDLLYVSTTLGQFLKAPDVVDSPSEGRRNHDRLLCLDGGGIRGLVLIQLLLAIEKAVGRPIREIFDWIAGTSTGGILALAIVHGKSMDYMRCLYFRMKDMVFRGSRPYESEPLDEFLKKEFGENTKMTDVQKPKVMVTGTLCDRQPAELHLFRNYPVPETKTSTEYKTSASFKPLTQPEDQLVWRAARCSGAAPTYFRPIGRFLDGGLLANNPTLDAMAEIHEYNKTLIKKGQRQEVRKLGLVVSLGTGKPPQVPVSSVDVFRPSNPWELAKTVFGARELGKMVVDCCTDADGPAVDRARAWCEMTDVPYFRLSPQLHADVMLDEVNDTVLVNALWDTQLYIYQQREQFEQLVQHLSR, from the exons ATGCAGTTCTTTGGCCGGTTGGTGAATACCATCAACAGTGTCACCCAAATATTCACAAACCCTTACCGGGTGAAGGAGGTGTCAGCTGCAGAGTATGCTGCTCATACCTGCCTGAGGCAGGAAGGCAGGGTGGCCCTGTATAAGAACAGCTTCGCTCGCACGTGGGATTGCCTGCTGGTGAATCCCCAGAGCCCACAGGTCGCTTTCCG GCTCTTCCAGCTCGATAATGAAGCAGATGCCCTGGTGCGTTTTGAGCAATATGCTGGGCAGCTGCGCCCTTTCTACGAGAGCTCGTACCAGCCGTTGTCGCTGGAGGatctccagcagctcagtgacTGCTTCCGCAACCACCCCAGCTGGTCCTCAGCACATGTCGCGGTGGAGATTGGCCGTCGTGAGAGCTTCCGGCACAACCACATTCTGAG CTGCATTAACATCAGGGACAGTGAGGATGGCTGCACCCCGCTGCACCTGGCATGCCGCAAGGGAGACATGGAGtgcctgctggagctgctggagtgCCACGCACGGGTAGACATTACCGACAGGAACGGGGAGACCGTTTTCCACTATGCTGTGCGAGGAAACAACCCCCAGATCATCGAG CTCCTGGGCAGAACCCCAACTGCTGGCTTGGACCACCTGAGCCATGAAGGGCTGACTGCTTTGCATCTCGCTTGTCAGCTGGGCAAAGAGGACATGGTTCGGTCTCTGCTGAAATGCCGTGCCAGCTGCAGCACCATGGGGACGCTGGGCTACCCCATCCACACAGCACTGAAGTTCTCCCAGAGGGA GTGTGCCCAGGCCATCCTCGAGGTTGATGCCAGCCAGGTTCACTCCAGGGACCCACGCTACGAAGCTACTCCGCTGCACTGGGCGAAGAAGGCAGAG ATGACACGGCTGCTGCTTGAGTACGGCTCCGAGGTGAATTTGATGAGCCGGACAGCTGACATGGCTCTGCACATTGCAGTCAAGAGGGGACGCTTTGACTGCGCCATGGTACTGCTGACACATGGGGCCCACGCCAATGCCAGGGATCAGGATGGCAACACACCACTGCACCTGGCCATGAAG CATGACCACCTGGATATGATCAAAGCAATCGTCGTGTTTGGAGGAGATGTTGAAATCCCCAATGATTTTGGGGAGACACCAGGGCTGTTGGCAGCCAGGAGCAGCAAAG GTGCGAACCGGAAAGTGCTCTtagacctgctgcaaactgtagGGACCGAACGCTGCCACCCGCCCAACCCTGACTCCCCAAGCCTGGCACCACCTGCCGCCTCTTTCATGGAAGGCCAACCTTCCTCGCGGAGCAGCTTCAACAGCTTAG GGTACCAGGACCTTCTGTATGTTTCCACAACGCTTGGACAGTTTTTGAAGGCACCAGATGTTGTGGACTCGCCCAGTGAGGGTAGAAGAAA TCACGACCGCCTCCTGTGCCTGGATGGAGGGGGCATCCGGGGCCTGGTGCTcatccagctcctcctggctATCGAAAAGGCTGTGGGCCGTCCCATTCGTGAGATTTTTGACTGGATTGCGGGGACCAGCACTGGGGGGATCTTGGCCTTGGCTATTGTACATG GGAAGTCCATGGACTACATGCGCTGCCTGTACTTCCGCATGAAGGACATGGTGTTCCGGGGGTCTCGACCCTACGAGTCGGAGCCACTGGATGAGTTCTTGAAGAAGGAATTTGGGGAAAACACCAAAATGACAGATGTCCAAAAACCCAA GGTTATGGTGACAGGGACATTGTGTGACCGGCAGCCAGCTGAGCTCCACCTTTTCCGGAATTACCCTGTACCAGAGACAAAAACCTCCACTGAGTACAAGACAAGTGCATCTTTCAAACCACTCACTCAGCCAGAAG ATCAACTTGTGTGGCGCGCTGCCCGCTGCAGCGGTGCGGCTCCCACTTATTTCCGGCCAATAGGCCGCTTTCTGGATGGTGGCCTGCTAGCCAACAACCCAACCCTCGATGCCATGGCGGAGATCCATGAGTACAACAAGACACTGATCAAGAAG GGTCAGAGGCAGGAAGTAAGAAAATTGGGGTTGGTGgtctccctggggacagggaagcCTCCACAGGTCCCAGTGAGCTCTGTGGATGTTTTCCGCCCCTCCAACCCTTGGGAGCTGGCGAAGACCGTTTTTGGGGCCAGAGAGCTTGGCAAGATGGTCGTGGATTGT TGCACTGACGCAGATGGCCCAGCTGTGGATCGTGCCAGGGCCTGGTGCGAGATGACGGATGTCCCATATTTCCG GCTTAGCCCTCAGCTGCATGCGGATGTGATGTTGGATGAGGTGAACGACACTGTGCTGGTGAACGCTCTCTGGGACACCCAGCTTTACATCTACCAGCAGCGGGAGCAGTTTGAGCAGCTGGTGCAACATCTCTCCCGATGA
- the PLA2G6 gene encoding 85/88 kDa calcium-independent phospholipase A2 isoform X4, producing MQFFGRLVNTINSVTQIFTNPYRVKEVSAAEYAAHTCLRQEGRVALYKNSFARTWDCLLVNPQSPQVAFRLFQLDNEADALVRFEQYAGQLRPFYESSYQPLSLEDLQQLSDCFRNHPSWSSAHVAVEIGRRESFRHNHILSCINIRDSEDGCTPLHLACRKGDMECLLELLECHARVDITDRNGETVFHYAVRGNNPQIIELLGRTPTAGLDHLSHEGLTALHLACQLGKEDMVRSLLKCRASCSTMGTLGYPIHTALKFSQRECAQAILEVDASQVHSRDPRYEATPLHWAKKAEMTRLLLEYGSEVNLMSRTADMALHIAVKRGRFDCAMVLLTHGAHANARDQDGNTPLHLAMKHDHLDMIKAIVVFGGDVEIPNDFGETPGLLAARSSKGANRKVLLDLLQTVGTERCHPPNPDSPSLAPPAASFMEGQPSSRSSFNSLGYQDLLYVSTTLGQFLKAPDVVDSPSEGRRNHDRLLCLDGGGIRGLVLIQLLLAIEKAVGRPIREIFDWIAGTSTGGILALAIVHGKSMDYMRCLYFRMKDMVFRGSRPYESEPLDEFLKKEFGENTKMTDVQKPKVMVTGTLCDRQPAELHLFRNYPVPETKTSTEYKTSASFKPLTQPEDQLVWRAARCSGAAPTYFRPIGRFLDGGLLANNPTLDAMAEIHEYNKTLIKKGQRQEVRKLGLVVSLGTGKPPQVPVSSVDVFRPSNPWELAKTVFGARELGKMVVDCA from the exons ATGCAGTTCTTTGGCCGGTTGGTGAATACCATCAACAGTGTCACCCAAATATTCACAAACCCTTACCGGGTGAAGGAGGTGTCAGCTGCAGAGTATGCTGCTCATACCTGCCTGAGGCAGGAAGGCAGGGTGGCCCTGTATAAGAACAGCTTCGCTCGCACGTGGGATTGCCTGCTGGTGAATCCCCAGAGCCCACAGGTCGCTTTCCG GCTCTTCCAGCTCGATAATGAAGCAGATGCCCTGGTGCGTTTTGAGCAATATGCTGGGCAGCTGCGCCCTTTCTACGAGAGCTCGTACCAGCCGTTGTCGCTGGAGGatctccagcagctcagtgacTGCTTCCGCAACCACCCCAGCTGGTCCTCAGCACATGTCGCGGTGGAGATTGGCCGTCGTGAGAGCTTCCGGCACAACCACATTCTGAG CTGCATTAACATCAGGGACAGTGAGGATGGCTGCACCCCGCTGCACCTGGCATGCCGCAAGGGAGACATGGAGtgcctgctggagctgctggagtgCCACGCACGGGTAGACATTACCGACAGGAACGGGGAGACCGTTTTCCACTATGCTGTGCGAGGAAACAACCCCCAGATCATCGAG CTCCTGGGCAGAACCCCAACTGCTGGCTTGGACCACCTGAGCCATGAAGGGCTGACTGCTTTGCATCTCGCTTGTCAGCTGGGCAAAGAGGACATGGTTCGGTCTCTGCTGAAATGCCGTGCCAGCTGCAGCACCATGGGGACGCTGGGCTACCCCATCCACACAGCACTGAAGTTCTCCCAGAGGGA GTGTGCCCAGGCCATCCTCGAGGTTGATGCCAGCCAGGTTCACTCCAGGGACCCACGCTACGAAGCTACTCCGCTGCACTGGGCGAAGAAGGCAGAG ATGACACGGCTGCTGCTTGAGTACGGCTCCGAGGTGAATTTGATGAGCCGGACAGCTGACATGGCTCTGCACATTGCAGTCAAGAGGGGACGCTTTGACTGCGCCATGGTACTGCTGACACATGGGGCCCACGCCAATGCCAGGGATCAGGATGGCAACACACCACTGCACCTGGCCATGAAG CATGACCACCTGGATATGATCAAAGCAATCGTCGTGTTTGGAGGAGATGTTGAAATCCCCAATGATTTTGGGGAGACACCAGGGCTGTTGGCAGCCAGGAGCAGCAAAG GTGCGAACCGGAAAGTGCTCTtagacctgctgcaaactgtagGGACCGAACGCTGCCACCCGCCCAACCCTGACTCCCCAAGCCTGGCACCACCTGCCGCCTCTTTCATGGAAGGCCAACCTTCCTCGCGGAGCAGCTTCAACAGCTTAG GGTACCAGGACCTTCTGTATGTTTCCACAACGCTTGGACAGTTTTTGAAGGCACCAGATGTTGTGGACTCGCCCAGTGAGGGTAGAAGAAA TCACGACCGCCTCCTGTGCCTGGATGGAGGGGGCATCCGGGGCCTGGTGCTcatccagctcctcctggctATCGAAAAGGCTGTGGGCCGTCCCATTCGTGAGATTTTTGACTGGATTGCGGGGACCAGCACTGGGGGGATCTTGGCCTTGGCTATTGTACATG GGAAGTCCATGGACTACATGCGCTGCCTGTACTTCCGCATGAAGGACATGGTGTTCCGGGGGTCTCGACCCTACGAGTCGGAGCCACTGGATGAGTTCTTGAAGAAGGAATTTGGGGAAAACACCAAAATGACAGATGTCCAAAAACCCAA GGTTATGGTGACAGGGACATTGTGTGACCGGCAGCCAGCTGAGCTCCACCTTTTCCGGAATTACCCTGTACCAGAGACAAAAACCTCCACTGAGTACAAGACAAGTGCATCTTTCAAACCACTCACTCAGCCAGAAG ATCAACTTGTGTGGCGCGCTGCCCGCTGCAGCGGTGCGGCTCCCACTTATTTCCGGCCAATAGGCCGCTTTCTGGATGGTGGCCTGCTAGCCAACAACCCAACCCTCGATGCCATGGCGGAGATCCATGAGTACAACAAGACACTGATCAAGAAG GGTCAGAGGCAGGAAGTAAGAAAATTGGGGTTGGTGgtctccctggggacagggaagcCTCCACAGGTCCCAGTGAGCTCTGTGGATGTTTTCCGCCCCTCCAACCCTTGGGAGCTGGCGAAGACCGTTTTTGGGGCCAGAGAGCTTGGCAAGATGGTCGTGGATTGT GCTTAG
- the PLA2G6 gene encoding 85/88 kDa calcium-independent phospholipase A2 isoform X2, with translation MQFFGRLVNTINSVTQIFTNPYRVKEVSAAEYAAHTCLRQEGRVALYKNSFARTWDCLLVNPQSPQVAFRLFQLDNEADALVRFEQYAGQLRPFYESSYQPLSLEDLQQLSDCFRNHPSWSSAHVAVEIGRRESFRHNHILSCINIRDSEDGCTPLHLACRKGDMECLLELLECHARVDITDRNGETVFHYAVRGNNPQIIELLGRTPTAGLDHLSHEGLTALHLACQLGKEDMVRSLLKCRASCSTMGTLGYPIHTALKFSQRECAQAILEVDASQVHSRDPRYEATPLHWAKKAEMTRLLLEYGSEVNLMSRTADMALHIAVKRGRFDCAMVLLTHGAHANARDQDGNTPLHLAMKHDHLDMIKAIVVFGGDVEIPNDFGETPGLLAARSSKGANRKVLLDLLQTVGTERCHPPNPDSPSLAPPAASFMEGQPSSRSSFNSLGYQDLLYVSTTLGQFLKAPDVVDSPSEGRRNHDRLLCLDGGGIRGLVLIQLLLAIEKAVGRPIREIFDWIAGTSTGGILALAIVHGKSMDYMRCLYFRMKDMVFRGSRPYESEPLDEFLKKEFGENTKMTDVQKPKVMVTGTLCDRQPAELHLFRNYPVPETKTSTEYKTSASFKPLTQPEDQLVWRAARCSGAAPTYFRPIGRFLDGGLLANNPTLDAMAEIHEYNKTLIKKGQRQEVRKLGLVVSLGTGKPPQVPVSSVDVFRPSNPWELAKTVFGARELGKMVVDCGSQGSGARIAQKACSNHRLFWYWVWTEMDGDEIPRRL, from the exons ATGCAGTTCTTTGGCCGGTTGGTGAATACCATCAACAGTGTCACCCAAATATTCACAAACCCTTACCGGGTGAAGGAGGTGTCAGCTGCAGAGTATGCTGCTCATACCTGCCTGAGGCAGGAAGGCAGGGTGGCCCTGTATAAGAACAGCTTCGCTCGCACGTGGGATTGCCTGCTGGTGAATCCCCAGAGCCCACAGGTCGCTTTCCG GCTCTTCCAGCTCGATAATGAAGCAGATGCCCTGGTGCGTTTTGAGCAATATGCTGGGCAGCTGCGCCCTTTCTACGAGAGCTCGTACCAGCCGTTGTCGCTGGAGGatctccagcagctcagtgacTGCTTCCGCAACCACCCCAGCTGGTCCTCAGCACATGTCGCGGTGGAGATTGGCCGTCGTGAGAGCTTCCGGCACAACCACATTCTGAG CTGCATTAACATCAGGGACAGTGAGGATGGCTGCACCCCGCTGCACCTGGCATGCCGCAAGGGAGACATGGAGtgcctgctggagctgctggagtgCCACGCACGGGTAGACATTACCGACAGGAACGGGGAGACCGTTTTCCACTATGCTGTGCGAGGAAACAACCCCCAGATCATCGAG CTCCTGGGCAGAACCCCAACTGCTGGCTTGGACCACCTGAGCCATGAAGGGCTGACTGCTTTGCATCTCGCTTGTCAGCTGGGCAAAGAGGACATGGTTCGGTCTCTGCTGAAATGCCGTGCCAGCTGCAGCACCATGGGGACGCTGGGCTACCCCATCCACACAGCACTGAAGTTCTCCCAGAGGGA GTGTGCCCAGGCCATCCTCGAGGTTGATGCCAGCCAGGTTCACTCCAGGGACCCACGCTACGAAGCTACTCCGCTGCACTGGGCGAAGAAGGCAGAG ATGACACGGCTGCTGCTTGAGTACGGCTCCGAGGTGAATTTGATGAGCCGGACAGCTGACATGGCTCTGCACATTGCAGTCAAGAGGGGACGCTTTGACTGCGCCATGGTACTGCTGACACATGGGGCCCACGCCAATGCCAGGGATCAGGATGGCAACACACCACTGCACCTGGCCATGAAG CATGACCACCTGGATATGATCAAAGCAATCGTCGTGTTTGGAGGAGATGTTGAAATCCCCAATGATTTTGGGGAGACACCAGGGCTGTTGGCAGCCAGGAGCAGCAAAG GTGCGAACCGGAAAGTGCTCTtagacctgctgcaaactgtagGGACCGAACGCTGCCACCCGCCCAACCCTGACTCCCCAAGCCTGGCACCACCTGCCGCCTCTTTCATGGAAGGCCAACCTTCCTCGCGGAGCAGCTTCAACAGCTTAG GGTACCAGGACCTTCTGTATGTTTCCACAACGCTTGGACAGTTTTTGAAGGCACCAGATGTTGTGGACTCGCCCAGTGAGGGTAGAAGAAA TCACGACCGCCTCCTGTGCCTGGATGGAGGGGGCATCCGGGGCCTGGTGCTcatccagctcctcctggctATCGAAAAGGCTGTGGGCCGTCCCATTCGTGAGATTTTTGACTGGATTGCGGGGACCAGCACTGGGGGGATCTTGGCCTTGGCTATTGTACATG GGAAGTCCATGGACTACATGCGCTGCCTGTACTTCCGCATGAAGGACATGGTGTTCCGGGGGTCTCGACCCTACGAGTCGGAGCCACTGGATGAGTTCTTGAAGAAGGAATTTGGGGAAAACACCAAAATGACAGATGTCCAAAAACCCAA GGTTATGGTGACAGGGACATTGTGTGACCGGCAGCCAGCTGAGCTCCACCTTTTCCGGAATTACCCTGTACCAGAGACAAAAACCTCCACTGAGTACAAGACAAGTGCATCTTTCAAACCACTCACTCAGCCAGAAG ATCAACTTGTGTGGCGCGCTGCCCGCTGCAGCGGTGCGGCTCCCACTTATTTCCGGCCAATAGGCCGCTTTCTGGATGGTGGCCTGCTAGCCAACAACCCAACCCTCGATGCCATGGCGGAGATCCATGAGTACAACAAGACACTGATCAAGAAG GGTCAGAGGCAGGAAGTAAGAAAATTGGGGTTGGTGgtctccctggggacagggaagcCTCCACAGGTCCCAGTGAGCTCTGTGGATGTTTTCCGCCCCTCCAACCCTTGGGAGCTGGCGAAGACCGTTTTTGGGGCCAGAGAGCTTGGCAAGATGGTCGTGGATTGT GGCTCCCAGGGAAGTGGTGCCAGGATAGCCCAGAAAGCCTGCAGTAATCACAGGCTCTTCTGGTACTGGGTTTGGACAGAAATGGATGGAGATGAAATCCCAAGGAGGCTGTGA
- the MAFF gene encoding transcription factor MafF isoform X2, translating to MAADGLSSKALKVKRELGENTPLLSDEELMGLSVRELNHHLRGLSKEEVARLKQRRRTLKNRGYAASCRVKRVCQKEELQKQKMELEWEVDKLARENAAMRLELDTLRGKYEALQGFARTVAAHGPPAKVATASVITIVKSGTNQAAYS from the exons ATGGCTGCAGATGGGCTTTCCAGCAAGGCCCTGAAG GTGAAGCGGGAGCTGGGGGAGAACACGCCGCTGCTGTCAGATGAGGAGCTGATGGGGTTGTCGGTGCGGGAGCTCAACCACCACCTGCGGGGCCTCTCCAAGGAGGAGGTGGCAAGGCTGAAGCAGCGCCGACGGACGCTGAAGAACCGGGGTTATGCCGCCAGCTGCCGGGTGAAGCGCGTCTGCCAgaaggaagagctgcagaagcagaagatGGAGCTGGAGTGGGAGGTAGACAAGCTGGCCCGGGAGAACGCTGCCATGCGCCTGGAGCTTGACACCCTCCGTGGCAAGTATGAGGCCCTGCAGGGCTTTGCCCGCACCGTGGCTGCCCACGGGCCCCCTGCCAAGGTGGCCACTGCCAGTGTCATCACCATCGTCAAGTCCGGCACCAACCAAGCCGCCTACTCCTAG
- the MAFF gene encoding transcription factor MafF isoform X1: protein MNEKNPRVSNRGQRGWRRRPTARPGSGPAGNQRSRPGQCDKRMAADGLSSKALKVKRELGENTPLLSDEELMGLSVRELNHHLRGLSKEEVARLKQRRRTLKNRGYAASCRVKRVCQKEELQKQKMELEWEVDKLARENAAMRLELDTLRGKYEALQGFARTVAAHGPPAKVATASVITIVKSGTNQAAYS, encoded by the exons ATGAATGAAAAGAATCCGCGGGTGAGTAATCgcgggcagcggggctggaggcGCCGCCCGACAGCCCGACCCGGCAGCGGCCCCGCGGGGAATCAGCGCAGCCGCCCG GGCCAGTGTGATAAAAGGATGGCTGCAGATGGGCTTTCCAGCAAGGCCCTGAAG GTGAAGCGGGAGCTGGGGGAGAACACGCCGCTGCTGTCAGATGAGGAGCTGATGGGGTTGTCGGTGCGGGAGCTCAACCACCACCTGCGGGGCCTCTCCAAGGAGGAGGTGGCAAGGCTGAAGCAGCGCCGACGGACGCTGAAGAACCGGGGTTATGCCGCCAGCTGCCGGGTGAAGCGCGTCTGCCAgaaggaagagctgcagaagcagaagatGGAGCTGGAGTGGGAGGTAGACAAGCTGGCCCGGGAGAACGCTGCCATGCGCCTGGAGCTTGACACCCTCCGTGGCAAGTATGAGGCCCTGCAGGGCTTTGCCCGCACCGTGGCTGCCCACGGGCCCCCTGCCAAGGTGGCCACTGCCAGTGTCATCACCATCGTCAAGTCCGGCACCAACCAAGCCGCCTACTCCTAG